A genomic segment from Malaclemys terrapin pileata isolate rMalTer1 chromosome 1, rMalTer1.hap1, whole genome shotgun sequence encodes:
- the FAM107B gene encoding protein FAM107B isoform X2: MAEPDYIDEDNPELIRPQKLINPVKSSRNHQDLHRELLMNQKRGLAPQNKPELQKVMEKRKRDQVIKQQKEEEAQKKKSDLEIELMKRQQKLEQLELEKQKLQEEQENAPEFVKVKGNLRRTAQELADAPDS; encoded by the exons ATGGCTGAACCAGACTACATAGATGAAGACAACCCTGAACTAATTAGACCTCAGAAACTAATCAATCCTGTGAAATCATCCCGGAATCATCAGGACCTTCACAGAGAGCTCCTTATGAACCAGAAAAG gggtCTTGCACCTCAGAATAAACCAGAGCTGCAAAAGGtgatggagaaaaggaaaagagatcAAGTTATTAAACAACAAAAGGAAGAGGAAGCACAAAAGAAGAAATCAGATCTGGAAATAGAGCTAATGAAACGACAGCAGAAGCTGGAGCAG CTGGAACTTGAGAAACAGAAGCTCCAAGAGGAGCAGGAAAATGCACCTGAATTTGTTAAAGTCAAAGGCAACTTGAGGAGGACAGCCCAGGAATTGGCAGACGCTCCAGACTCCTAG
- the FAM107B gene encoding protein FAM107B isoform X1: MFSCSINHEDRDNLSEDTELKDPYLTPRNIMAEPDYIDEDNPELIRPQKLINPVKSSRNHQDLHRELLMNQKRGLAPQNKPELQKVMEKRKRDQVIKQQKEEEAQKKKSDLEIELMKRQQKLEQLELEKQKLQEEQENAPEFVKVKGNLRRTAQELADAPDS; encoded by the exons ATGTTCAGCTGTTCCATCAACCATGAGGATCGag ATAACTTGAGTGAGGACACTGAACTCAAAGATCCATATCTTACTCCAAGAAATATCATGGCTGAACCAGACTACATAGATGAAGACAACCCTGAACTAATTAGACCTCAGAAACTAATCAATCCTGTGAAATCATCCCGGAATCATCAGGACCTTCACAGAGAGCTCCTTATGAACCAGAAAAG gggtCTTGCACCTCAGAATAAACCAGAGCTGCAAAAGGtgatggagaaaaggaaaagagatcAAGTTATTAAACAACAAAAGGAAGAGGAAGCACAAAAGAAGAAATCAGATCTGGAAATAGAGCTAATGAAACGACAGCAGAAGCTGGAGCAG CTGGAACTTGAGAAACAGAAGCTCCAAGAGGAGCAGGAAAATGCACCTGAATTTGTTAAAGTCAAAGGCAACTTGAGGAGGACAGCCCAGGAATTGGCAGACGCTCCAGACTCCTAG